In a single window of the Rhopalosiphum padi isolate XX-2018 chromosome 1, ASM2088224v1, whole genome shotgun sequence genome:
- the LOC132932135 gene encoding proteasome inhibitor PI31 subunit translates to MSEYSSNFWMLVFEFFKKDIQKPEDNLMILVHWLLLKNGFQILELGCEVTEDKNVQPSDILPTNWSQNETYKLQYIRDKELFLLTAVKAAESLVLNLYNVKTKSVTCSAIGNINSTVQWITNLVKNKDKFDETIQLLENELIVPMIKVKEEKIDISTQTNNEPKKSPPLTLVERPLGRYPERPEPGHPINTFPSYGMSDLDPLGGLRGIGEGMLFHPNAGIAGPSNSRRPPMARFDPIRPLNPDPLRADRFSSNPDHMRPPDFDEFDMYM, encoded by the exons ATGTCCGAATATAGTTCTAACTTTTGGATGttagtatttgaattttttaaaaaagacaTTCAAAAGCCTGAGGACAATTTGATGATATTAGTACATTGGTTGTTGTTGAAAAACGGTTTTCAAATACTTGAACTTGGTTGTGAG GTTACAGAGGATAAAAATGTGCAACCATCTGATATCTTACCTACAAATTGGTCTCAAAATGAGACATATAAGTTACAGTATATACGTGACAAGGAATTGTTTTTGTTGACTGCTGTCAAGGCTGCTGAAAGTCTTGTGTTgaatttatat AATGTAAAGACAAAATCAGTGACATGCAGTGCTATTGGAAATATTAATTCTACAGTGCAATGGATTACTAACttggtaaaaaataaagataaatttgaTGAAACTATTCAGTTGTTAGAAAACGAACTAATTGTTCCTATGATAAAAGTAAAAGAGGAGAAGATAGATATCAGCACTCAGACCAATAATGAACCAAAGAAGTCTCCTCCCTT aacgCTAGTTGAACGACCTCTTGGAAGATATCCAGAACGACCAGAACCAGGCCATccaataaatacatttccatCATATGGCATGTCAGATTTGGATCCATTAGGTGGTTTACGTGGTATTGGTGAAGGTATGCTCTTTCACCCAAATGCTGGGATTGCAGGACCATCGAATTCAAG gagACCTCCAATGGCACGTTTTGATCCGATACGCCCTCTCAACCCAGATCCATTAAGAGCTGACAGATTCAGTTCAAATCCAGATCATATGAGACCACCAGATTTTGATGAATTtgatatgtatatgtaa
- the LOC132931713 gene encoding uncharacterized protein LOC132931713 isoform X2, with amino-acid sequence MSEHRKHSRISVMQMFHELKQQFPTVPDQVVSDCILKHSTNREACVSNLRSVQKNYVQQTYPSDIVDKMANRPKSLEMSQNNLSLPKLQFSNRPHQFDETKDLINTNRSDIDNTQILDIDFNINRCQCSSVSAPSTPLQRHQGEHRHKSCLSLDSVPFVDTQYRPFTSVSLTLRTPTKDPLPPLDLSAGGGSELTYTACSFDPTTDPKNCYQSRLHISIDPEGETTVTTSRVMVSPTNIKSINRMTEIQLPGSVQIENILPKTKMVINAQLERKQKLALELSAEKQRLEIMKKNVALMEDDISKRRSYSRKIERLRNDVELLRIECNKLTVQVDTATENQVPLDETNKQFYNKIYTGQKVSFGKMHKEYQEHSENQNWVCPMCTFQNHPILPRCEQCDMARFDLGKPQPYPGNIHVRVTHRLNHQRKTTSLY; translated from the exons ATGTCTGAACACAGGAAACATTCTAGGATCTCGGTGATGCAAATGTTTCATGAGCTCAAACAGCAATTTCCAACAGTTCCAGATCAAGTTGTTTCTGATTGTATTCTCAAG caTTCAACTAATCGAGAAGCTTGTGTATCAAATCTAAGAAgtgttcaaaaaaattatgttcaacAAACTTATCCATCTGACATTGTAGATAAAATGGCTAACAGGCCTAAGTCTCTTGAAATGTCACAAAATAATCTTTCCTTAcctaaattacaattttcaaatagaCCACATCAATTTGATGAAACTAAGGatttaataaacacaaatagAAGTGATATAGATAACACACAAATTTTagatatagattttaatataaatagatgtCAATGTTCATCTGTTTCGGCACCCTCAACTCCTTTACAGCGGCATCAAGGAGAGCATAGACACAAGTCTTGTCTTTCATTAGATTCTGTGCCATTTGTCGATACACAGTATCGACCATTTACTTCTGTAAGCCTCACCTTAAGAACGCCTACTAAAGATCCTTTACCTCCTTTAGATTTATCAGCTGGAGGAGGTTCTGAACTCACATATACAGCTTGTTCATTTGATCCAACAACTGACCCCAAAAATTGTTATCAATCAAGACTTCATATAAGTATTGACCCCGAAGGTGAAACAACTGTGACTACTTCTCGTGTTATGGTATCTCctacaaatattaaatctattaatcGGATGACTGAAATTCAACTTCCTGGATCAgttcaaattgaaaatatattacctaaaactaaaa TGGTAATTAATGCTCAATTAGAACGTAAGCAGAAGTTGGCTTTAGAATTGTCGGCCGAAAAACAAAGActagaaattatgaaaaaaaatgtagcaTTGATGGAAGACGATATTTCTAAAAGACGTTCATATTCCAGAAAG aTTGAACGTTTAAGAAATGATGTTGAATTATTACGAATAGAATGTAACAAATTAACTGTTCAAGTTGATACAGCAACAGAAAATCAAG TTCCGTTGGAcgaaacaaataaacaattttataataaaatttatactgGACAAAAAGTTTCTTTTGGGAAAATGCACAAAGAATATCAAG aacattCTGAAAACCAAAACTGGGTTTGTCCTATGTGCACATTCCAAAATCATCCAATATTACCAAGATGTGAACAATGTGATATGGCTCGCTTCGATCTAG GAAAACCACAGCCATATCCTGGAAATATTCATGTAAGAGTTACGCATCGATTAAATCATCAAA gAAAAACTACAAGTTTATACTGA
- the LOC132931713 gene encoding uncharacterized protein LOC132931713 isoform X1, whose translation MSEHRKHSRISVMQMFHELKQQFPTVPDQVVSDCILKHSTNREACVSNLRSVQKNYVQQTYPSDIVDKMANRPKSLEMSQNNLSLPKLQFSNRPHQFDETKDLINTNRSDIDNTQILDIDFNINRCQCSSVSAPSTPLQRHQGEHRHKSCLSLDSVPFVDTQYRPFTSVSLTLRTPTKDPLPPLDLSAGGGSELTYTACSFDPTTDPKNCYQSRLHISIDPEGETTVTTSRVMVSPTNIKSINRMTEIQLPGSVQIENILPKTKMVINAQLERKQKLALELSAEKQRLEIMKKNVALMEDDISKRRSYSRKIERLRNDVELLRIECNKLTVQVDTATENQVPLDETNKQFYNKIYTGQKVSFGKMHKEYQEHSENQNWVCPMCTFQNHPILPRCEQCDMARFDLGTTTSVVNNNIPHVHQINCKFNKTMLNMSLKLFAVCDGKPQPYPGNIHVRVTHRLNHQRKTTSLY comes from the exons ATGTCTGAACACAGGAAACATTCTAGGATCTCGGTGATGCAAATGTTTCATGAGCTCAAACAGCAATTTCCAACAGTTCCAGATCAAGTTGTTTCTGATTGTATTCTCAAG caTTCAACTAATCGAGAAGCTTGTGTATCAAATCTAAGAAgtgttcaaaaaaattatgttcaacAAACTTATCCATCTGACATTGTAGATAAAATGGCTAACAGGCCTAAGTCTCTTGAAATGTCACAAAATAATCTTTCCTTAcctaaattacaattttcaaatagaCCACATCAATTTGATGAAACTAAGGatttaataaacacaaatagAAGTGATATAGATAACACACAAATTTTagatatagattttaatataaatagatgtCAATGTTCATCTGTTTCGGCACCCTCAACTCCTTTACAGCGGCATCAAGGAGAGCATAGACACAAGTCTTGTCTTTCATTAGATTCTGTGCCATTTGTCGATACACAGTATCGACCATTTACTTCTGTAAGCCTCACCTTAAGAACGCCTACTAAAGATCCTTTACCTCCTTTAGATTTATCAGCTGGAGGAGGTTCTGAACTCACATATACAGCTTGTTCATTTGATCCAACAACTGACCCCAAAAATTGTTATCAATCAAGACTTCATATAAGTATTGACCCCGAAGGTGAAACAACTGTGACTACTTCTCGTGTTATGGTATCTCctacaaatattaaatctattaatcGGATGACTGAAATTCAACTTCCTGGATCAgttcaaattgaaaatatattacctaaaactaaaa TGGTAATTAATGCTCAATTAGAACGTAAGCAGAAGTTGGCTTTAGAATTGTCGGCCGAAAAACAAAGActagaaattatgaaaaaaaatgtagcaTTGATGGAAGACGATATTTCTAAAAGACGTTCATATTCCAGAAAG aTTGAACGTTTAAGAAATGATGTTGAATTATTACGAATAGAATGTAACAAATTAACTGTTCAAGTTGATACAGCAACAGAAAATCAAG TTCCGTTGGAcgaaacaaataaacaattttataataaaatttatactgGACAAAAAGTTTCTTTTGGGAAAATGCACAAAGAATATCAAG aacattCTGAAAACCAAAACTGGGTTTGTCCTATGTGCACATTCCAAAATCATCCAATATTACCAAGATGTGAACAATGTGATATGGCTCGCTTCGATCTAGGTACTACTACATCAGTTGTGAACAACAATATTCCCCATGTGCACCAAATTAACTGCAAATTTAACAAGACAATGCTTAACATGAGTTTGAAACTTTTTGCAGTGTGTGATG GAAAACCACAGCCATATCCTGGAAATATTCATGTAAGAGTTACGCATCGATTAAATCATCAAA gAAAAACTACAAGTTTATACTGA
- the LOC132932214 gene encoding pre-mRNA-splicing factor Syf2 yields MSQAVQAKQADRLKKLRDLHIKRNEARVNNHQEVVEEDKQMKLPSNWEARQRKAEWLLNDDKLRQEAKEKGQDYNRLKLLNMTAMEADAIDRKKKRQNPDPGFSDYEEATARQYNRMISNMKVDMDAYQRQKDKLGKAFYAEANTYLHDKVKDSKEGIDKMVDDLEKQIAKRNKFSRRRTHNDEADIDYINERNMKFNAKLERYYGEHTTQIKQNLERGTAI; encoded by the exons ATGAGCCAAGCTGTCCAAGCTAAACAAGCGGATCGTTTGAAGAAACTAAGAGACCTCCACATCAAAAga AATGAAGCAAGAGTGAACAACCATCAAGAAGTTGTTGAAGAAGACAAACAAATGAAGTTGCCATCAAACTGGGAAGCAAGGCAAAGAAAAGCAGAATGGCTTTTAAATGACGATAAACTAAGGCAAGAGGCTAAAGAAAAa GGACAAGATTACAAccgtttaaaacttttaaacatgACCGCAATGGAAGCAGATGCTATTGACAGAAAGAAAAAACGCCAAAACCCTGATCCTGGTTTCTCTGATTACGAAGAGGCTACAGCTCGTCAATACAATAGAATGATATCCAACATGAAAGTAGATATGGACGCCTATCAAAGACAAAAAGATAAACTGGGCAAAGCATTCTATGCAGAGGCCAATACTTATTTGCATGATAAAGTTAAAGATTCAAAAGAAGGAATCGACAAGATGGTCGATGATTTAGAAAAACA AATTGCGAAACGTAACAAGTTTAGTAGGAGAAGAACACATAATGATGAAGCAGACATTGATTATATCAATGAAAGAAATATGAAATTCAATGCAAAATTGGAACGGTACTATGGAGAGCATACTACACAAATCAAACAAAATTTGGAAAGAGGAActgctatttaa